TGTCACATTATGATGAACCATTTGGAAAGATCGTTGAAAAACGATTGCGTGATGCTGGTGTCAGTCTTCATTTGGACGAAGAAGTGCTAGCATATGATGGCGAAGAGGGACGTTTGACGCAGATCACAACGACTCAAGGAACGTATGAAGCCGAGATGGTGATTTTAACGATGGGCTTTTTACCTAATACGACATTAGGCCGTTTCAATTTGGAACTATATACTAATGGAGCTTATATCGTCAACGAGTATCAGCAAACATCTGAACCAGACGTCTACGCTGTGGGGGATTGTTCAACTTCGTATTCAAATGTATTACATGAATTAGTTGTAAATTTTGCTATTTCAGATGCAATGCGTGGTGCTTATGTAGCAGCTAAAAATATTGCTGGTGAACGAGTATCATCAAGTGGGACCCAAAAAACGAATGCTGTCAGTATTTTAGGCTTGAACCTTTTTGCGACTGGAGTTACAGTTACCGAGGCCCAAATGCATGATCTGGATTATCAATACGTTGATTATGAAGATTGGCAAAAACCGCTGTTTATGCCACAAAATAATAAGATCCGCTTGCGTTTGATCTATTTAGCTAAAAGTCGTCGGCTGATCGGAGCGCAACTTTGTTCTGAAACTGACCAAGCAGGCGTTTTATATATGCTATCTCTTGCGATCCAAAAAGAAGTTACGATCGATGAATTGAAAGTTTCGGATCTATTCTTTTATCCGAATTTTAATCAGCCGATCAACTTTTTAACTGAAGCTGCACGTTTAGCTAAATGATCAGTCAAAGCGCAGAATAGTTGTTTCAAAAACTTTTGAAAGCTATTATAATAAGTAATTATAGATTCTTTAAAAGAAAGTGTTATAAAGATGGATACTGCAAAAAAAACAACTTATTTCAAAGAATGCTGCCTGGCTTATAAACAAACTCCGACCGATGAAGGTGTAGTTGCTAAATTTTATACTTTGTTAGGGCAAGTTAAACTTTATGTTGTATTAGAATATGGTGTTTGTCAGTTAAGACAAACAGAAGCTGGAAGTGTTCTTTGTGCTTATACAGAAGAACCAAAACTTGATCCCAATGTTTCAGGGCTAGCGGTAGTTCGTTTAGGGATCGAGCGTTTGATCCAAGAAGTTTTGGAAATGCATGCGCAAAGCTTGGTGATCGATCCAGGTGAAGTTGACCTTGAGATATCTAAAGAACAATTGGAACAACTCAAACAACTTTTAGTACAAGCACGTAATTTTAAGCTGAAGAAACTGCCACCAGAAAAGACACTTACGTTAGAAAATAGTCTTCGAAGGGTAATAAAGCAAGATGATCGGATCAGGGCAGCTTGGGTCGTTGGGATCTTGTTAGCCACCGAAACGGAGTACAAATATGTAACGATCATTGAATATGCTTCATCTGGAGTCAGTGGTGACGAACAGATCGAGTTTGCCAAAAGCTTAGCCGAAGCTACGATGACAGTAGTCGGAGATGAAGAAGTGCTCTTTGGATCGACCGATGAAGTAGTTGGTGCAAAAGTCAAAGAAAAGTTTGTCCCATTTTATATCAAGCGTTGAAAATTTTTAGGAAAGGATCCCATTTGAAAGTCATTCGGCTGGGATGATGTGATAGACCAATGAAAAAAATTTTAAGATATACTTTGATCGTGATCTTGTTAGTCGTTGGCCTTGCTTTGATCTTTAACCAACAGATCAAAAATGCTTTAGTCCAACATATGACAACTAGAGCGGTTGATACAACGATCGTGGCTAAAAAGAGTAAAGATGCAAAAGCTAATTTTGATTTTAAAAAGATCAAGGCTGTTGATAACCAGATGGTCGTAAGTGCTGCGACTGGTGAACAAAATGATACGATCGGAAAGATCGCGCTCCCAAGTGTCGGTTTGCGTTTGCCGATCTTTGAAGGCTTGAATAATGCTGATCTCGTGCGCGGAGCAGGGACGATGAAACAAGATCAAAAAATGGGTGAAGAAGGGAATTATGCCCTAGCAGGACACCATATGCAAGATGCAAGTTTATTATTTGGACCACTTGCTAAGGCTAAGGTGGGGGCTAAAATCTATTTGACAGACGGAAAAAAAGTTTATGTTTATAAGACGACGGTTAAAACAACAGTCAATAAAAGTGAAGTCCAATATATCTATGATGTCCCAGGAAAAAAGATGCTTACTTTAGTGACCTGTGCTTCAGGTGAGGATAATGAAGTCGATCGTACGATCATTCAAGCCGAATTAGTCGGAGTTGAAGAGGCAAATAAAACTAATTTGAAATATTTTGAATAGTAGCTAGTTTATTGACAGCTGTTACGATTATTGATAAAGTTGTAATGATAAAGACTAAGAGGTGGACTGAATGTCTAAGAAAAAAGTAGCCTTAGCTTGCTCAGAATGTGGCTCGCGTAATTACTCGATCGCTGAAAATGTTAATCGAGTAGAACGTTTAGAAGTTAAAAAATTCTGTAAATATTGTGGAAAGCATACGATCCATCGCGAAACGAAGTAGTTTAGAACGGATCAGTGTGATCGTCTAGGTGTTATCTTTAGCGAAAGAGATAAATGTGAGTTGAAGATAATGCGTTATAAAATAGATAAGAGTTAAGCATTAAGAAAGGAAAAACTATAGTTCTTTCTCAGATATAGCGGATAGCTACATCTGTTCACATTTGGTATAGGGGTGATCGAGCGTGAAATTCATTAAAAGTGTGATCCAAACGA
This window of the Ligilactobacillus faecis genome carries:
- the rpmG gene encoding 50S ribosomal protein L33, giving the protein MSKKKVALACSECGSRNYSIAENVNRVERLEVKKFCKYCGKHTIHRETK
- a CDS encoding FAD-dependent oxidoreductase, with translation MSAEKIVIVGANNAGLAVAQNLLQTGKNFAITMIDKSKNIGYLGCGTPMILGNRADSYKNFFYKGLDQIISQLEELYTNTTVEKIDFKAKRVIFRNKQGVKHLNYDKLVLATGADQVSLGIKGNKLKGIYRIKNLQEGLKVNQRLDLDCVKEVAIIGGGYIGVELAEAIKARGKHVRIFEAKSHLMMSHYDEPFGKIVEKRLRDAGVSLHLDEEVLAYDGEEGRLTQITTTQGTYEAEMVILTMGFLPNTTLGRFNLELYTNGAYIVNEYQQTSEPDVYAVGDCSTSYSNVLHELVVNFAISDAMRGAYVAAKNIAGERVSSSGTQKTNAVSILGLNLFATGVTVTEAQMHDLDYQYVDYEDWQKPLFMPQNNKIRLRLIYLAKSRRLIGAQLCSETDQAGVLYMLSLAIQKEVTIDELKVSDLFFYPNFNQPINFLTEAARLAK
- a CDS encoding class A sortase, which gives rise to MKKILRYTLIVILLVVGLALIFNQQIKNALVQHMTTRAVDTTIVAKKSKDAKANFDFKKIKAVDNQMVVSAATGEQNDTIGKIALPSVGLRLPIFEGLNNADLVRGAGTMKQDQKMGEEGNYALAGHHMQDASLLFGPLAKAKVGAKIYLTDGKKVYVYKTTVKTTVNKSEVQYIYDVPGKKMLTLVTCASGEDNEVDRTIIQAELVGVEEANKTNLKYFE